The Corvus cornix cornix isolate S_Up_H32 chromosome 26, ASM73873v5, whole genome shotgun sequence nucleotide sequence TACCATGTAATGCACTGTTGGAATTActgcagaatcccagaatggtttgggttggaaaggaccttaaaactcatccagtaccaccccctgccctgggcagggacaccttctgctatcccaggttgctccaagccctgtccagcctggccttgaacacttccagggctggggcagccacagcttctccaagCAGAGTGTCCAGTTCAGGATGTTTACATCTAGACATGAATACATTTAGAACTTTGAAAAGGATGTATactatatatattatatatacactTCTAAAACTTGCACACAGTCAGTGTGGTGATGTTATGCACCAGGACAGATTCAGTCACTGAACTGAGGGTGTTTTTTATCTCCTGGGGCCAATACACAACCCAGGgactgcagctgcctctggagaCGTTTCCTTTCACCCTGAAATGGTTGGGAACTTGCAGAGCAGAGGTTTCCTGCAGTAAATGGTCACTCGGCTTTCTCTGTGGAGTAGCAATGGAAACATTGATGGCTTCATTCCCTGCACACATCCAGTGCTAGGCTAAACAAGGAAGGcaaaggacattgaggggctcgagtatgtccagagaagggaacagatctggggaaggggctggagcaccaggagcagctgagagacctgggagggctcagcctggagaaaaggaggctcagaggggaccttCTTGCTCTCCCTGACAGGAAGGCACAGCCAGGAGTGGGTCAGGCTCTTCTGCCATGTCTCAagtaaaagaaagagaggaattGGCCTTAAGTTGTGCTTgggaggttcagattagatactagatttttttttatgcaggggtggtcaggcactggaataagttgcccagggaggtggtggagtcacagtctctggaagtgttcaagaggcatctggatgtggcacttggggacatcATTTAGAGGTGCTGATGGTGGTGTTGGGTTCTCTTCCAACCTTGCTGATGCTGTAATTTACTATGATAATGTTTTATATTGGTTttggattttgggttttttgtttatttctagGGCCATGTGAAACTCTCAGATTTTGGTCTGTGTACTGGACTGAAGAAAGCCCACAGGACAGAATTTTACAGGAACTTGAATCACAGTCTTCCCAGTGACTTCAGTAAGTTCTTTGGCTCCAAAGGGTATCTGGGTGGTTGCTCTTGGTGCCTGACACAACTGATTTCAGTGTGAGGGTATGGCTGCAGTAGGGAGTCTAATAATGAACTTAAACATCTTGAGgtggattttaattttctgtaaaataaaaataatttcagttacTTTAAAcccattttcatttccagaagtTTGTCTCTGAAACAGACTCTGCTGTAGCCCTGTGCATGTGTAATAAAGCGAGAACTCAGTGAgttgggagctgctggctggctcTCAAGTGTTACTGAAATGAATAAACCAGCACAATCTCTGAGTATCCAGGATTATTCTCGAGGGGAATAACTTGGATCATGGAGTTACATAAACCCTGAAAGTGTGGTGTGCTAATGAAAGGCTTGATTAGATGTTGCCTGTATTTCATAGGTTTGGAAGTTGGGAGGTTTAGGTTTGGGGTATTGGCACACATCTTAAATGAGATCTTTAGTGAAATGGTTTGGGGGTAAAAATATCTTGGGTGACCAGCAGGATTCAGTCCCAGCTATTGAATCTCCTTCAGCTTTCCAGAACATGAATtccaaaaggaaagcagagaccTGGAAGAGGAATCGCCGGCAGTTGGTAAGTAGGTTCCACCTGCTTGGAAATGTTCCTGCTGAGGTGTTGCATCCAAATGGAACATGGATTTACatgaaatttttaatgcatctCAGAGTTCTGGACAatcctgaaaggaaaagattcaggcactttttaaaaagaggaatgaCTCTAGTTTGTCCTTCATCCATCTGCTGAACAGCTGGTGACATATGTGCTAGAGACAGCACTGCTGTAATTACTTACATGGAGAGCTGAAGTCTCCCAGCCAAAACTATCAGTTCTTGCCACTTCCAATCTAACAAAGGGCTGCTGACCCATTCCAAGGTGTATGTGGACAGTGATACCCTTCCCCATTTTCCTGATGCTATTTTAAGACTCCTTCACATGAAGATGTTGATTTTGTCTCTATGTATCTTGGAAGAAAGGCTTTAAACACCTTTGCTAAGGGTTCTCAGAGACAATCTGGTGTCTTTCTCAAAATAACCACTGCTGTTTAAATTCCCATTTCTGCATCAGGCAGTTTTCCCTACAGATGTGTAACTGATGGTCTTTGTTCCAGGCTTTTTCTACGGTGGGAACTCCAGATTACATTGCTCCTGAGGTTTTCATGCAGACTGGATACAACAAGCTGTGTGACTGGTGGTCCCTGGGGGTCATCATGTACGAGATGTTGATTGGTAAGGGACATGCAGGGCAGGGTTGTAGGTGGGAATGGTGGAGCAGGACATCAGCTGTGCTCATAGaatccagactggtttgggttggaagggacctcaaagctcatccagtgccaccccctgccaggggcagggacatcttccactatcccaggttgctctgtgtctcatccaacctggccttggacaattccagggctggggcagccactgcttctctgggcagcctgtttctgTGCTTGGGGTCAGCTTCTCACAGCATCCACTCCTTGCCTGGTCTGTCAGGTGTGTTCTGACTTcaggaattatttttgcttGACCCAagattatatttttgtttcttttcaggttATCCACCATTCTGTTCCGAGACTCCTCAAGAGACATATAAGAAAGTGATGAACTGGAAGGAGACCCTGACATTTCCTCCAGAAGTTCCAATCTCTGATAAAGCAAAGGATCTTATTTTAAGGTGCCAGCCCCATGGTTTGTCAGTTAATACAGCACTAATTTTCTTGTCTTGTCTCTGTATTCTGTGCCTCTCATGGCTTGTTTCACATGGAAAAACCCTGATGCTACAAACTGTTACATACATGCATCAAATGCTGAACTCCCTTTTCCAATACTTTAGTCTCTCAGGCCATTTAGTGGTTCCCTGACTAAATTGTGCTAAAAAGGAGCTCCCATGGAAGTGCTACTACTCTGGCAAAATGTTTCTGCCCCTTATTTTGCCCGCAAGCTTCTCATGGAAGCAAGTTCAATCCTTTTGACAGAGCTGACTTCTTACAACAGCAGTGATTTTGCCTTTGTATGCGCTGGAGCATACAAATGCACCCCAGTGCTTGCTGACTCATTTGTACTTCATTATCTATTCTCAGgacagaaatataaatgtctGGCTTTTTAGGCTTTATACGTTCTGCTCTACTCTGGTCCTGAAATAGAAAGGTCACGTTATCCTGTTGTGAAGGAATAGCACATCTTAACTGTGGCATTGGACACGACATTCCTAAACATAACtttgtgtgttggttttgctgtgGGAGTTCTTAGTCTGCTCCATTTATCTGGTAAGAAACTGTAGCAGTATCAGTTCAGAAAGCTGTTCCATTTCTGGATGGAATGCTTTCGTTTTCATTCTcccttcattttcattcttccttccATCCCAGATTTTGCTGTGAATGGGAGCACAGAATTGGTGCATCTGGTGTGGAGGAAATAAAGAGTAACCCATTCTTTGAAGGGGTTGATTGGGAGCACATCAGGTAAGATGCTTTGCAGAAAAGCAACTGCTCTTCTCTAGGGACTGCTGAGGCCAGCCCTGgtctgcagcagggagcagctgacTGGCATTTATCATATCCAGCTGTGGGTGAGAGCCTTTTGCTCTCTACCTGAAGCTTGCTGAGGTTTAGGTACCTTCAGTCTTGATTCTGTTAAGAAATGGAAGGTGGCTGAATCCTGCTTTGTCTGCCTTTGAAATCTCAATGCTCCATCTGCTCTTCTTGGCAGAGAGAGACCTGCTGCGATTTCaatagaaattaaaagcattGATGATACCTCAAACTTTGATGAATTTCCAGAATCTGATATCCTTAAACCAACAGGTAAATGATTGTTTGATTATCTCTGTAaaccttcctcttctcctgtaGAATAATCTTTCCTGTTAGTCAGATCTTACtagatgctgattttttttttatcatgaCCAAATAGCTTGGAAGCCTTGTGGTGCAGGAATGTGGGTTCCAGGAGATGCAGGCTTGTAAATGATGTGGGAGTTGTCTGAGAAAGGGCAGCTCTCAGAAGCAGTAGAGCTTCCAGAAAGTTCAAATcccagcagggcctgggagCCCAATGCTGCAAGTTCCCCTCGGTGCTAATTCCTGCTGGCACTTGGAGTAGGAGTAGGGAAGGGTGGAACTGAAGGGGATGTTTTGGTGTGAATCTCTAGTCACACATTTGCTCCATGAGTTTAaaaacagaatcccagactggtttgggtttgaagggactttaaagctcatccagtgccaccccctgccatgggcaaggacaccttccactatctcaggttgctccaagcctgtccaacctggcctggaacacttccagggattgggggatccaccacctctctgggcaacctgtgccagtgtttcacagcccacactgtaaaaaatttcttctttctatgTGGTCTGAATCTACCCCCTTTAATTTAAAACGCTTGTGCCGTGTCCTGTGTCCCAGCAGTTCTTTCCTGGGGTTGAAGCACGGAGCTGGATCCTGCAtttatgatattttttcctttagaaacaTTCTGCCTTATTCCACATCCAGTGTTTTGTATGAAAACAAACTCTGCAGTTCCAAAGGATAATTCCATTTCTTCTGTGTCTTCCCAGTGGCAACAAGCAACCACCCAGAGACTGACTACAAGAACAAAGACTGGGTTTTTATCAATTACACCTACAAGCGTTTCGAGGGCCTGACGGCCCGAGGAGCAATTCCATCCTATATGAAAGGAGGGAAGTAACACAGCTTTACCTGGGACTTCTGAGCCGTGGAATTCTGTTGCTGTACTTTGGGTTTATACCCATAAAAgaacttgttcttttttttaaagaaaacttgagGGCTATCAACTCTTGAAGAAGACTTCAGGACCCTGTTTTCTTACCCAACCTGGTTGTtattaaggatttttttttttcctgtgccattGAAAAATTCCACAGGTTTGCATCatctctgctgccagcaccttTTGCTGCTTCAGGAgcaagaggtttttttatattctttgcCAGACTGTCCAGTCCCTCAGGAGATGAGAGCAAACCTCCCCTTTGGCATTGCAAAGCACGGGATTCTACAGGACTGCATCCAGTCCTGCATTAAGTGACAAACTCACTCTGCCAATTCTGCCAGCACTGTTTGCCCAGTAGCTGAGGACTCCAGGacagaggaaacaaagcaaTAATTGAAGCTTGAGACACACAACTCTCCAGGAAACTGTCTAGCAGAAGGACACAACTCGGATTGCCTTAACCTTACTTTGTAGTGCTGTTTTTATAATGCTCCTTGGAAACCTCTTCAATAGCATGTCTCAGCTCTGTCGCTGTGGCCTCCAGTTCTGGTGCACTTTACTTTTGGTACTAAGTGACCCTCAAgccatttaatattttttctgaattaaaaaaatttgcaaCACTTTTTCCTGAATAGAGGAGAAATGGGCCATTTCCTCCACCGAGATTTTGGTTACTGTATGTCAGGATGGATCCATAAACAATGCAGATAAACTACAGCTGGTCACAGAAGTGGGTCTGGAATtagagcagagggagggaaattCCATGAACCTGATCCTCAGTGGGAAAACTGTGCACAGCTGGGCCAGCCGGAGGCTCCCCaggccagctgctgctgtttcttagCCACCTTTAAGCTCTGCTGCATCTTCAGTGGTTTAAAGGCAAAACCCCATCTTCTGTGGcctttttgctgttggttttgaGCAGAACAGGATCAGAATATTGCTGATGGAGGCCTGCCTGGTGTtccctcccagagctgctcttgctgtCCTGGCTGTACCGTCTGTACCCGGAGTCTTCCACGGATGGTGCCTCATGGGGTCACTTTAGGGGCAGTGGAACCCACCATGTCCACTCACTGATTGTTGCCTACTCTAATTTATAAAAGTACATTCAGTTCTGATCAGGATTTCTCCAGGAGAGCCCCAAAGTGCCTTTCCTTGCCTAAGCCTCTCTCAGAACATGACAGCATTTTGGGAGGGAGGATTCTGCCTTGGCTGAGCTTTTCCTAATTCCTTTTACTAACCACGAGCTCCATTTTGTGCCCGTTTGTAGTTAACGCTGCACTTCCAGGGGCAGGTGGCATTaacccttggacctgcctggTTCCAGTCTGGAATTTACAATCAgatattaaaaacagaattcagTGAGGTTTCTAAAAGCATGTCTCAATTCCAATTGTCTTGGATTCCTGCAAACTTCTCTTGGTGCTGAACACTAACTCCGGAGTACAGACAAGACAAAGCTCCAGGGATGtctcacaggaagaaaaaggcttCCAGGTCTGTTTAGTCCTGACTTTCTTgattagaaaatgaaacaaaacgGATTTGTagtggaacttttttttttttttacataggTGCTTTTAGGGAATGTTTACCTAGATGTTTCTTGACTCGAGTGCCATCCCAAAGGACTGATGGGGGACTGCCAGTACTGTACAGAACTCGTCAGGGTCCTCCCCTCACCACCCCTGTCCTTTTTGTACATGTCCTACGAGTTTATGACTTGCCATAAGCAGTTTAGACAGCAGTTGGATCCTACCAAGCTGAAATGCAAAACTGGCCTTAATTAGAAGTCCCAGGATCTCTGTAGTCAGAAGGGCTCACTTGGATTAATAAGGGCTAATGGAAGGAATGACTGAAAGGATCAGGCTTTTATCAACTCGTCCCTAGATCACCTTCTGCTCCCTTTTGACTTTGCATGAAGGACTGATACCAACTTCTCAAACTGTTCCATCCTTATCCTGCAGTTTCTTCTAGCCATTTGAAAATGCTGCCTTATAAACTATTGGAATTAATagaaggccttttttttttttcaattcctaACAGCTTAGTTActgccttaaaataaaaacaaaaatcaaaatcttttaaagCTGCTGTGGATTCAGAACAAATGATTTTGAGATAATAGCTGCATTCTTAGCCCTTTACTGAAAGGGACCAGCatctttatttataaatacCAAAGACGAGGAAGCTAAACAATTTCAAGTTGTGGTAAGTTGCTGTGAAAAACCAACTGTCTAGTACTGTATATTGTGCATTTTTAGTGCTGTGTTTGAAGTGGGACCCCTCAGGTGTGTCACTGGAGTTCAAGGTGAAGTCTTCAAAGGCATGAGGAGCAGTTGGGTACCTCACTCCTGTTGTCTTCCAGCAGAAGTTGGACATCTTTGAATCCAGTCCTGTTGGACACACCTTGCAGCAGGAGGTTCTGTATCCCAGGTGCATTGTAAGCCTGCTTCCTGTTCCAGTTTTTCACCAACATTAGGGAAAAAAGTGTCTCCTACAGTGTCTCCTTCCCAGGATCCATACTTCACTGCTAACAGTAAGGATTTTGTATGCCTGTTACATCTCCCATGGTAgccaaacatttttaatttttcttgtgttttgagGTTGTTAGTAtcttttacctcttttttttttttaagctgcagTTGCTGGATTTCTAGAAGTAATTCCAATCTGAATTTCCAATGGATCTGAACATCTTATGCTGCTAGTTCATCTCTGTATCATGCCTAGCACAAAGCTGCACTAAGTGTTTCTTATCACTGTGCCCTGACTCTGCCTTAACCTCCAAGCTGAAAAAGtgttctgtaaatatttaaaagctgttacaAAATTGCACTGTAAAATTTGGCAGGTGGTAGTCCACTTTTTATGGAGCAATCTCATTGTGTTGTGTAAATAAAATCCTCTTAGTAAACACACTTGGTGGTATGTTGTGTTTTACAAACAGGAAtcagagaatcctggaatggtttgggttggaatggacttTAGAGGTcctccagttccacccctgggcagggacaccttccaccatcccaggctgctccaagccccaatgtccagcctggccttggatacttccagggatccaggggcagccacagcttctctgggcaccctgtgccagggcctccccaccctcacagggaaggattccttctcagtatcccatccatccctgccctctggcagtgggaagccattcccccttgtccagGTCCTGATGAAGAGTCCTTCTTGTAGCCCCTCCAGATAGTGGAAGACGCTGTGAGGTCTCACACAAATCTCACCTTGTTCAAACTCTTAGTGCCCTTCCCCAAGCTTCAGCAAGAGAAGCCTGGAAGTACATCCAAGGCTGAAGACCTGttccaaagctgctttctgaagACAAGTAGGTAGAAGTGGAGAGCACTTTTCATAGCCCTGACCAAAAAGACTGGGGCTTGTTAGAGATGCTGCAGTTTGTGGGTCAAGGAGTGTTTGTGCTTTCTTTAGAACATCACTGCAATCAGATGTAGGGATGAAGTGAACCTTGAGGTCCTCTCAGCACAAATGGTGGGAACACTTCCCTGCCAAACCAGGCTCTGGCTGATGCCAAACTACTCCTAAGACTTTGGAATCACAACCCACTTTATGAAGCAAGGAGGTGAAACCTCATAGCTCTCTGTGCCCTGACTTCTTCTACTccacatttaaaacaatttttaaagggGCAAACAAGTCACATATAATTTATACTTTAATACAGAAAAGAGACCATACATCTGGGGTTCAtacacagcacagggagcactTCAGTACATCTAGAGTAAGACAGAAGTTGACCTTGTACTTGAAGTAGGTGAGcatgagaggaggaaaagcaaacacactTAAAATTTGATTCAATGTTCCAATGGAACTCACTCTactaacaaaatttaaaatccaaaatGAGCAATTACTTGGGAAAGCCAATAAACTCAGGGGGTGAGTGGTTAAAAACTGCATGGAAATCATGGGAGCTGGGTCTCTCCATCCCATGCTGAAGGTCCAGTTGATTGCACAGGGAACCACAAGCTCCTACAGGCATTGACAGTCTGTAACTCCCGAGAGGGCCTGGCGCAGTTTAATAAACTGTCTGAATTCTTCCAGAGGCCGAGCTGAGCCTGGGCTCAGGGACACACCCACTGGGATTTAGTTTGGCTGGACATGGTACCTTAGCTGTCAGATCCCAAAAGGTGCCATCGAGGTGCAACTCTCAGCACCTGATGTCTTGACACAGTCCTGAGGAGGAGCTCTGAACACCACCAACACTTCAGTTCTTAGAGCAGAACGTGTGGAAACCTCCaattccagctcagctgggcaATACCAACACTCAATTAATTAAACCTGactgctgggaaaataaatacacactGAAAAACATAATCACAGGGCCTGGGGGCCATCACTGCTGGGGTCTAGGGACAAGTTCCACCACTGCTGGGCTCACCAGTGCTTCCATTTGTCCTGGGGGAACAGCTCATCACCAGGGCAAGGAATGGGGTTGGTCTGGCCCCTGGTGGAGGTTCATGGTCCATGTGTCTTCCTTTCTCTACTACACAACAGCAATTCATCTGGAGCAGTAACGGAGTGTCTGCACATcaccccagctctgtgcaggcacCAAAGGACACTTCTCTCTACTGACCCAGTGACACACAGAGAGGGGTTTTCAAAAGTAGTCAAGTGGAATTTGGGCATCTGAACCCCTGGGACTCTTAGGAGGTCCTGAAATCTTCCCATAGGCACTTCTTTTTAGGAGAAATCAATTTGCTGCACTTGGGAAAGAAGCTAAGAACGGAAACACTGAGAGAATGGAACCTGTATCCTTACTAATGGAAACTAAAATGTGCCTTAGCAGAGATTTGTTACTTGCAACTAAAATTTTCTGCTTGATCTTGTTATTTGCACTGAAAACCACAAACACCTTAGCAGCAACCAGCAGCAAACTTCACCGCTCAACCCACCATGCACTTGGCAGTCAGGAAAACAATACAAATTTGCTTGATGTTGCAGCCCCGCCAAAAAAAGGATTAAACTTCCTAGGGCCAGACTGATATCTACACCTCAATTTTGCCAAGTCTGATCAGGTAACTCAAAACCCAAGTGATCCAGGTTTCAACACcactgccagagcagcactgacCTGAACCAGCTTTGTGAGGAGCTgtccctctctttcttcttgaatggtttcagcttttctttgcacCAGCAGCAAGTTTAAAAACTCTGATTTGCATGCACAGAGCCTTTACACAGCCATCAGAAGGGATGGCTTTGTGAGGCAGCCCTGGTCTGGGTGCCCTCAGCtcagctggcagtgctgagctcagtgtgTGCTCATCAGGGATTAAGACAGTTCCTACAGGGAATTCCTACTTCTAACTCCTACAGGGaactcagtgctgcaggagcaggaccaGGGAGGCTCCAATCTACCCGAGCTAAACCAGCCTGGAGGGTGCCTGTTCTCACAGTCACAGCTTTGTTGGCCCTGAACCCAAATTCCCAGAGCCTTACCTAGGTCAGGATAATACACTCAGAGGAGCAAAGGAGAG carries:
- the STK38 gene encoding serine/threonine-protein kinase 38, which gives rise to MAMTGPTPCSSMSNHTKERVTMTKVTLENFYSNLIAQHEEREMRQKKLEQMMEEEGLKDEEKRIRRSAHAQKETEFLRLKRTRLGLEDFESLKVIGRGAFGEVRLVQKKDTGHVYAMKILRKADMLEKEQVGHIRAERDILVEADSLWVVKMFYSFQDKLNLYLIMEFLPGGDMMTLLMKKDTLTEEETQFYIAETVLAIDSIHQLGFIHRDIKPDNLLLDSKGHVKLSDFGLCTGLKKAHRTEFYRNLNHSLPSDFTFQNMNSKRKAETWKRNRRQLAFSTVGTPDYIAPEVFMQTGYNKLCDWWSLGVIMYEMLIGYPPFCSETPQETYKKVMNWKETLTFPPEVPISDKAKDLILRFCCEWEHRIGASGVEEIKSNPFFEGVDWEHIRERPAAISIEIKSIDDTSNFDEFPESDILKPTVATSNHPETDYKNKDWVFINYTYKRFEGLTARGAIPSYMKGGK